The following are encoded together in the Serratia odorifera genome:
- a CDS encoding Nramp family divalent metal transporter translates to MLNSRAVTSTSTNRPSRKIKLSLMGPAFIAAIGYIDPGNFATNIQSGASFGYKLLWVVVWANIMAMLIQLLSAKLGIATGKNLAEHIRDRFPRPAVWAYWVQAEIIAMATDLAEFIGAAIGFKLLLGVTLLEGAVLTGIATFLILMLQKRGQKPLELVIGGLLLFVAAAYIVELVFSQPQLSGLIKGMAIPDLPNGDAVFLAAGVLGATIMPHVIYLHSSLTQTAGKNSQAERYASTKVDVAIAMTIAGFVNLAMMATAAAAFHFSGHSGIADLDQAYLTLQPLLGHAAATVFGLSLVAAGLSSTVVGTLAGQVVMQGFVRFYIPLWVRRVVTMLPSFIVILLGMDATRILVLSQVLLSFGIALALVPLLRFTGNRELMGDLVNSRSIQNIGWLIVLIVVGLNGYLLVSSLF, encoded by the coding sequence ATGTTGAACAGCCGTGCGGTTACTTCTACCTCCACCAACCGCCCGTCCAGGAAGATCAAACTTTCTTTGATGGGCCCGGCGTTTATCGCCGCCATCGGCTATATCGATCCCGGTAACTTTGCCACCAACATCCAATCCGGCGCTTCCTTTGGCTACAAACTGTTGTGGGTAGTGGTGTGGGCCAACATCATGGCGATGTTAATCCAGCTATTGTCTGCCAAGCTCGGCATCGCCACTGGCAAGAACCTGGCCGAACATATCCGCGACCGTTTTCCGCGGCCGGCAGTATGGGCCTATTGGGTTCAGGCGGAAATCATCGCCATGGCTACGGATTTGGCCGAATTTATCGGTGCGGCGATCGGCTTTAAACTGCTGCTCGGCGTCACCCTGCTTGAAGGCGCGGTGCTGACCGGTATCGCCACCTTCCTGATCCTGATGCTGCAAAAACGTGGGCAGAAACCGCTGGAACTGGTGATCGGCGGCCTGCTGCTGTTCGTTGCCGCCGCCTACATCGTCGAGCTGGTATTCTCGCAGCCGCAGTTGAGCGGGCTTATCAAAGGCATGGCCATTCCCGACCTGCCTAACGGCGATGCGGTGTTTCTGGCGGCCGGCGTGCTTGGCGCCACCATTATGCCGCACGTGATCTATCTGCACTCTTCGTTGACGCAAACCGCCGGTAAAAATTCGCAGGCGGAACGTTATGCATCAACCAAGGTAGACGTGGCGATTGCCATGACCATCGCCGGTTTTGTCAACCTGGCGATGATGGCTACCGCCGCTGCGGCATTCCACTTTAGCGGCCATAGCGGCATCGCCGATCTTGATCAAGCCTACCTGACCTTGCAACCGTTGCTGGGGCACGCCGCTGCAACGGTATTCGGTCTTAGCCTGGTGGCGGCGGGACTCTCTTCCACCGTGGTTGGCACGTTGGCGGGGCAGGTGGTCATGCAGGGGTTCGTGCGTTTCTATATTCCACTGTGGGTGCGGCGCGTGGTGACCATGCTGCCGTCGTTTATCGTGATCCTGCTGGGTATGGATGCTACGCGTATCCTGGTGCTCAGCCAGGTGTTGTTGAGCTTTGGTATCGCGCTAGCGTTGGTACCACTGCTGCGTTTCACCGGCAACCGGGAACTGATGGGGGATCTGGTTAACAGTAGATCCATACAGAATATCGGGTGGCTGATCGTATTGATCGTGGTGGGGCTGAATGGCTATCTGCTGGTAAGCAGTCTGTTCTAA
- a CDS encoding DUF2502 domain-containing protein, with protein sequence MFKPLLLAAILVATTAPLAQQAQAEGLNIDLMPGVSLRIGDQDRRGNYWDGHDWRDRDWWENHRGRYQGERSRRGYYWDGYRWRDGDYWRKNYYYHDGRYRKYDKHHYKKHHKHKHRHHDHDDD encoded by the coding sequence ATGTTTAAACCTCTGCTACTGGCCGCTATCTTAGTGGCAACCACAGCCCCACTGGCGCAACAGGCGCAGGCCGAAGGCCTCAACATTGATTTGATGCCCGGCGTTTCATTACGCATAGGCGATCAGGATCGACGCGGCAATTATTGGGATGGCCATGACTGGCGCGATCGTGACTGGTGGGAAAACCACCGTGGGCGTTATCAGGGCGAACGCAGCCGCCGGGGATATTACTGGGACGGCTATCGCTGGCGTGACGGCGACTACTGGCGCAAAAATTACTATTACCATGATGGTCGCTATCGCAAATACGATAAGCACCATTATAAAAAGCATCATAAACACAAGCACCGTCATCACGACCACGACGACGATTAA